From the genome of Biomphalaria glabrata chromosome 1, xgBioGlab47.1, whole genome shotgun sequence, one region includes:
- the LOC129924085 gene encoding uncharacterized protein LOC129924085 isoform X2, producing MWSKMTDEYVQSDGTLQKVSKWRPVNKEGSFNDLVRGITPNTIAYRNRSCFCYPYRNSYGSQCLHDEICGSWKVFKLQKQNVVQSQSNLEDSLDVSPICSNSKAQTIFFTHQKYIVNSCVIVKYGEIFYPGVVIEVLDDQRRNNFFKRHRN from the exons ATGTGGTCAAAGATGACGGATGAGTATGTTCAGAGTGATGGTACACTGCAAAAGGTATCAAAGTGGCGACCAGTAAATAAAGAAGGATCTTTTAATGACCTAGTGAGAGGTATTACACCTAACACTATTGCTTACAGAAATAGAAGCTGTTTCTGCTATCCATACAGAAATTCATATGGCAGTCAGTGCCTGCATGATGAAATATGTGGCTCTTGGAAGGTGTTCAaacttcagaaacaaaatg tagTGCAATCTCAGTCAAATCTTGAAGACTCTTTGGATGTCAGTCCCATATGCTCAAATTCAAAG gccCAAACAATTTTCTTCACTCATCAAAAGTACATTGTAAATAGCTGTGTGATTGTCAAGTATGGGGAAATATTCTATCCAG GAGTTGTGATAGAAGTCCTGGATGATCAGcgcagaaataatttttttaaaaggcacagaaattaa
- the LOC129924085 gene encoding uncharacterized protein LOC129924085 isoform X1 translates to MWSKMTDEYVQSDGTLQKVSKWRPVNKEGSFNDLVRGITPNTIAYRNRSCFCYPYRNSYGSQCLHDEICGSWKVFKLQKQNVVQSQSNLEDSLDVSPICSNSKAQTIFFTHQKYIVNSCVIVKYGEIFYPGIIFCTVYLLISINKFKVCFRLKY, encoded by the exons ATGTGGTCAAAGATGACGGATGAGTATGTTCAGAGTGATGGTACACTGCAAAAGGTATCAAAGTGGCGACCAGTAAATAAAGAAGGATCTTTTAATGACCTAGTGAGAGGTATTACACCTAACACTATTGCTTACAGAAATAGAAGCTGTTTCTGCTATCCATACAGAAATTCATATGGCAGTCAGTGCCTGCATGATGAAATATGTGGCTCTTGGAAGGTGTTCAaacttcagaaacaaaatg tagTGCAATCTCAGTCAAATCTTGAAGACTCTTTGGATGTCAGTCCCATATGCTCAAATTCAAAG gccCAAACAATTTTCTTCACTCATCAAAAGTACATTGTAAATAGCTGTGTGATTGTCAAGTATGGGGAAATATTCTATCCAGGTATAATTTTTTGCACTGTGTaccttttaatttcaataaacaagttcaaagtatgttttagattgaagtattaa